In Candidatus Cloacimonadota bacterium, the following are encoded in one genomic region:
- a CDS encoding phosphohydrolase: MKKSTKQISLEKLIYKNVEGKSAKAADLLFHDKELQALQDYANIVSIKRLGFNDHGPVHMRKAALNAIIMLDLLTKANIKLNMEKERLGTADDSKVAVLLASLLHDIGMTVSRDKHEFISISLALPIIERILKAIYRDDISKIVIVRSLTIEGIYGHMATQTINTLEAGLVLIGDGCDMENGRARIPQLLSDKPKVGDIHRYSSMSIQSVSFTPGSDKPIRIQIDMSQSVGIFQVEEVLFPKILSSPVKRYIELYAGIKGKELLRYL, translated from the coding sequence ATGAAAAAGTCAACAAAACAGATTAGTCTTGAAAAATTGATCTATAAAAATGTAGAGGGAAAATCAGCGAAAGCTGCCGATTTGCTCTTTCATGACAAGGAATTGCAGGCATTACAAGATTATGCGAATATTGTATCGATAAAACGATTAGGGTTTAATGACCATGGTCCGGTTCATATGAGAAAAGCAGCCCTAAATGCCATTATTATGCTTGATTTGCTAACGAAAGCCAATATTAAACTTAATATGGAAAAAGAGAGATTAGGTACTGCTGATGACAGCAAAGTAGCTGTTCTTTTGGCTTCTTTACTGCATGATATTGGGATGACAGTTTCACGGGACAAGCACGAATTTATCAGTATCTCTTTAGCATTACCGATTATTGAGAGAATTCTTAAAGCGATATATAGAGATGATATCTCAAAGATAGTAATAGTTCGTTCGCTGACTATCGAAGGGATTTACGGTCATATGGCAACACAAACGATCAATACTTTAGAAGCTGGATTAGTACTTATCGGAGATGGTTGCGACATGGAAAATGGAAGAGCCAGAATACCACAACTTTTATCAGATAAACCAAAGGTTGGTGATATTCATCGCTATTCTTCGATGTCAATCCAGAGCGTCTCTTTTACTCCAGGTAGTGATAAACCGATCAGGATCCAAATAGATATGAGCCAGTCTGTAGGAATTTTTCAAGTCGAAGAAGTGCTCTTTCCCAAAATCCTCTCCAGCCCAGTAAAAAGATATATAGAGTTATATGCCGGAATAAAAGGAAAAGAGCTTTTAAGGTATCTATAA
- the ugpC gene encoding sn-glycerol-3-phosphate ABC transporter ATP-binding protein UgpC yields the protein MAEVTMKNLNKVYDGGVKAVIDMDVKIEDKEFSILVGPSGCGKTTVLRMIAGLETITSGEIYIGNKLINNVLPKNRDIAMVFQNYALYPHMTVYDNMAFALKIRKTKKSVIDQEVKEAAKLLEIEHLLERKPKALSGGQRQRVALGRAIVRKPQVFLFDEPLSNLDAKLRVQMRAEIIKLHKKLETTMIYVTHDQVEAMTMADKIVVMKDGLVQQVNDPLSVYNTPENLFVAGFIGSPAINQFNGKLIKEDNEIYFMCDNFKLALFEDHKKILKDYEDKEIIFGIRPEDVYDSKFDSMAESPQSLEAVCEIVEPMGNEYIVFLKTDNNKITARFDPKKMPEMGKKMKITFDMAKGHYFDPETEKYLI from the coding sequence ATGGCAGAAGTAACAATGAAAAACCTTAATAAGGTCTATGATGGTGGTGTAAAAGCAGTGATTGACATGGATGTCAAAATAGAGGACAAAGAATTTTCAATTTTAGTAGGTCCTTCAGGGTGTGGTAAAACGACAGTATTAAGAATGATAGCCGGTCTGGAGACTATTACTTCAGGTGAGATCTATATCGGAAATAAATTAATCAATAATGTTCTTCCCAAAAATCGTGATATTGCTATGGTTTTCCAGAATTATGCCCTTTATCCTCACATGACAGTCTATGACAATATGGCATTTGCTTTGAAAATTCGCAAAACAAAGAAATCAGTAATAGATCAAGAAGTCAAAGAGGCAGCGAAATTGCTGGAGATAGAACATCTATTGGAGCGTAAACCGAAAGCGTTATCAGGTGGTCAACGGCAAAGAGTCGCCTTAGGAAGAGCCATTGTTCGTAAACCGCAGGTTTTTCTCTTTGATGAGCCATTATCGAATCTAGACGCTAAACTACGTGTTCAAATGCGGGCAGAAATCATCAAACTGCATAAAAAATTGGAAACTACGATGATCTATGTTACACATGATCAAGTAGAAGCCATGACAATGGCTGATAAAATAGTGGTAATGAAAGATGGCTTAGTGCAACAGGTTAATGACCCCTTAAGTGTTTATAACACTCCTGAAAATCTCTTTGTTGCAGGATTTATCGGTAGTCCAGCTATCAATCAGTTCAATGGTAAACTGATCAAAGAGGATAATGAAATCTATTTTATGTGTGATAACTTCAAACTTGCTCTGTTTGAAGATCATAAGAAGATCTTAAAGGATTATGAAGATAAGGAAATTATCTTTGGAATCAGACCGGAAGATGTCTATGACAGTAAATTTGATTCTATGGCTGAATCACCTCAGAGTCTGGAAGCAGTATGCGAAATAGTCGAACCGATGGGAAATGAATATATAGTATTCTTAAAAACAGATAACAATAAGATCACTGCCCGCTTCGACCCCAAAAAAATGCCGGAGATGGGCAAAAAAATGAAAATTACTTTTGATATGGCAAAAGGACATTATTTCGATCCGGAAACCGAAAAGTATCTGATTTAA